From the genome of Acidobacteriota bacterium:
CCTTATGAATCTCGGCATTCTCTTTTTTAAAACCGGTCGCCATGAAATGGCACTGACGAACTTTGAAAAAGCCTTAAAGGTTTTCATCCAAAGTGAAGACCATGATGAGGCGACGGAATGCCTGAAAAATATCGGCGACCTATACGCGGAATGGGGCGATTTTGATAAAAGCTTTTCCTATCTTTTCCAAGCGTTGGCTCATGGGGCCGGGCGGCTGAGTCCGACGGTGTTGGCTGAGCACCTTTTGAACATCGGTTTAACCTACAGAAAGAAATGGATTCACTTCCGCAATGTTCATGATTTGTTTCATGCGTTAACTTATGCCCGCAGGGCTTTGGAAACCAAAGGGCTTCAAAACCATGAAAGAATTGCGCGATCCGTTCTGACTTCAATCGGGGTTATTCATAACGATATCGGTCAGTATGAAGAAGCTCTCGGCTATTTTCGAAAAGGTGAAGAGATGATTTCAGGGGGTGAAATTGACGAAGAGCTTGTCGGTCTGTTCAATGAGAAGGGCCGGGCCCTGTTGGGAATCAATGATGTGGATCAGGCTGCGGGATATTTCAAGAGGGCTGTGGAATCGGCTGAAGAAGGCGGATGGGATCACTTGATCTGGGAGTCCCACACAGGCTTGGGCGAGTGTTATCGGAAAGAGAAAAACCATGAAAAAAGCTTTGAGTATTTTACCAAAGCCATAGAAACCATAGAGAAAATACGAAGCGGCATTTCGGCGGACATTTTCAAAACAGGATTCGGCCGAAACAAAATGCAGCCCTATCATGGTGTCATTGATCTTTTATATAAAAAGTGGGAATCGAATCCATCTTCGGAACGTCTTTCTGATCTTTTTTCATCTGTCGAAAAAGCCAAGGCCCGCGCATTCCTGGAAAGCCTTTCTTCAGGCCCGTCCGCCTCGGAATATGGGGTTTTGAAAGATCATCAGAATCCCATTTCTTTGCGTCGCATTCAATTTGAACTTCTCGATGAAAAAACGGCTCTTGTCGAGTATTTCTTGGGTGATCCAAGATCGCTGGTTTTTGTTGTGACCCAAGAATCCTGCCGCGTTTTTCCTCTTCCGCCGAGACGAGCGATCGAAAAACAAATGAAAGGCTACTTGAGGCTGATTTCGCAATTGCCCGAAGAAACGTTTGCCAATCAGCAGGCTTCCGAAAGGATTGCTGAAGACTTGCTGTTTTCGAGCTTCAGAAATGAGCAACTTGAAAATATCGATGCGTTGATCATCGTCCCGGACGGACTCCTGCATTTTCTTCCTTTTGAATCTCTTCGCATTGCAGCATCGAATCCAACACAATTTCTCGTGGAAAGATTTTGGATTT
Proteins encoded in this window:
- a CDS encoding CHAT domain-containing protein — encoded protein: MGCFFRVLTFLLLLLGGVVCELGHYLFHESEILHGNAFEARLQRQMEEAKSLMNLGILFFKTGRHEMALTNFEKALKVFIQSEDHDEATECLKNIGDLYAEWGDFDKSFSYLFQALAHGAGRLSPTVLAEHLLNIGLTYRKKWIHFRNVHDLFHALTYARRALETKGLQNHERIARSVLTSIGVIHNDIGQYEEALGYFRKGEEMISGGEIDEELVGLFNEKGRALLGINDVDQAAGYFKRAVESAEEGGWDHLIWESHTGLGECYRKEKNHEKSFEYFTKAIETIEKIRSGISADIFKTGFGRNKMQPYHGVIDLLYKKWESNPSSERLSDLFSSVEKAKARAFLESLSSGPSASEYGVLKDHQNPISLRRIQFELLDEKTALVEYFLGDPRSLVFVVTQESCRVFPLPPRRAIEKQMKGYLRLISQLPEETFANQQASERIAEDLLFSSFRNEQLENIDALIIVPDGLLHFLPFESLRIAASNPTQFLVERFWISYATSASTLFVLNQKKCPARPRKTLLAFGNPKYRVGEFKALPYSRKEIAAISKMFPKRRIDVFEGKNANKALLKSLHLSDYQILHFACHGDVDEKFPLRSALVLSPTSKEDNGILQVREIYGMRMNADLVVLSACRSGGGRIEYSEGIVGLPRVFFSAGSRSVLASLWPIRDDAAAKMMRFFYEGLSEGKNKSQALRSAKLKMLMTRYSHPHYWAAFVLHGESTSSIEME